One window from the genome of Gloeomargarita sp. SRBZ-1_bins_9 encodes:
- the carA gene encoding glutamine-hydrolyzing carbamoyl-phosphate synthase small subunit, with translation MAAMGMPTPPPALLVLADGTAVRGYRYGAKGTAVGEVVFNTGMTGYQEVITDPSYCGQIVLFTYPELGNTGVNPEDEESSRVQVQGIVVRHGCTHPSSWRATESLPAYLERWQVVGITGVDTRMLTRRIREQGAMNGAISTEILDPQELLDLVAQAPPMTGLNLVPQVTTPQVYEWQTPTAPAWEFAAPPTRSDPLVVVALDFGIKYNILRRLASYGCRVIVVPATTPAAEILRYDPDGIFLSNGPGDPAAVTEGIQTVRELLASGRPLFGICLGHQILGLASGGQTYKLKFGHHGLNHPAGAGQRVAISSQNHGFALAPESLPPQWRITDWNLNDRTVAGLQHQELPVFSVQYHPEASPGPHDADYYFAEFVRRMEQYRQQKRTRYNS, from the coding sequence ATGGCAGCCATGGGAATGCCCACACCACCGCCGGCTTTACTGGTGCTTGCCGATGGTACGGCGGTACGAGGGTACCGGTACGGGGCCAAGGGGACAGCAGTTGGGGAAGTAGTGTTCAACACCGGCATGACCGGTTATCAGGAGGTGATCACCGACCCCAGTTACTGCGGTCAGATCGTGCTGTTTACCTATCCCGAGTTGGGCAATACCGGCGTCAACCCCGAAGACGAGGAATCCAGCCGGGTGCAGGTGCAGGGGATCGTTGTGCGGCACGGGTGTACTCATCCCAGTAGTTGGCGGGCGACCGAGTCGTTACCGGCCTATTTGGAGCGCTGGCAGGTGGTGGGGATTACCGGTGTAGACACCCGCATGCTCACCCGGCGCATCCGGGAACAGGGGGCCATGAACGGCGCCATTTCCACCGAAATTCTGGACCCCCAGGAACTATTAGACCTGGTGGCCCAAGCGCCCCCCATGACCGGTCTGAACTTGGTGCCCCAGGTGACCACGCCCCAGGTGTACGAGTGGCAAACGCCCACTGCCCCCGCTTGGGAATTTGCCGCGCCGCCGACCCGCTCCGACCCGCTGGTGGTGGTGGCCCTTGATTTCGGCATCAAATACAACATCCTGCGGCGTTTGGCCAGCTATGGCTGCCGGGTGATCGTGGTGCCGGCGACGACTCCAGCGGCGGAGATTTTGCGCTACGACCCGGATGGGATTTTTCTGTCCAACGGTCCCGGCGACCCGGCGGCGGTTACCGAGGGCATTCAAACGGTGCGGGAGCTGCTTGCCAGCGGGCGGCCCCTATTTGGGATTTGCCTGGGGCATCAGATTTTGGGGTTGGCCTCCGGCGGTCAGACCTACAAGTTGAAATTCGGGCATCACGGGCTGAACCATCCGGCGGGGGCCGGTCAGCGGGTGGCCATTAGCAGCCAAAATCACGGCTTTGCCCTGGCGCCCGAATCCCTCCCCCCCCAGTGGCGCATCACCGATTGGAACCTCAACGACCGGACGGTGGCCGGGTTGCAGCATCAGGAGTTGCCCGTGTTTTCGGTGCAATATCACCCGGAAGCCAGCCCTGGCCCCCATGATGCTGACTACTACTTCGCCGAATTTGTCCGCCGCATGGAGCAGTACCGCCAGCAAAAACGCACCCGTTACAATAGTTAA
- a CDS encoding NYN domain-containing protein yields MASQATTLMVVDGYNVIGARWNLQRGNLDAYRQELIERLCNYGAQQGYDIHIIFDAHRRPEPERWDRVTDRVQVCYTGYGSTADAYIERFCAQQRGRDRRVIVVTSDRLAWMTAGGYGAEWMSSRSLWQAMLQPQPTPSTCQRPARGLPRAVQQRLRQWLQNLHNP; encoded by the coding sequence ATGGCGTCCCAGGCGACAACCCTGATGGTGGTGGACGGCTACAACGTGATTGGGGCCAGATGGAATTTACAGCGGGGGAACCTGGACGCCTACCGGCAGGAGTTGATCGAGCGCCTGTGCAACTACGGAGCGCAGCAGGGCTACGACATCCACATTATTTTTGATGCCCACCGGCGGCCGGAACCGGAGCGCTGGGACCGGGTGACCGACCGGGTGCAGGTGTGTTACACGGGGTATGGGTCCACCGCCGACGCCTACATTGAACGGTTTTGTGCCCAGCAGCGGGGACGGGACCGGCGCGTGATTGTGGTCACCTCGGACCGGCTGGCCTGGATGACGGCCGGGGGCTACGGCGCCGAGTGGATGTCGTCCCGGTCCCTGTGGCAGGCTATGCTACAACCGCAACCAACGCCATCTACCTGCCAACGGCCCGCGCGAGGATTGCCCAGGGCGGTGCAGCAACGCCTACGGCAATGGTTACAGAATCTACACAATCCATGA
- a CDS encoding DUF4079 domain-containing protein yields MMAVPDWLKPVLPFFHPVLMWLLLALSLYALYTGMQVIRTRTAKGEEKSRLLKGKFREVHFQVGSLLLVLMVWGTLGGMAVTYINNQKLFLGPHLLVGLSMTGLIAFSASLAPLMQQGKDWARALHITINGLVLGLFGWQAVTGMQIVQKILTQG; encoded by the coding sequence ATGATGGCTGTTCCTGACTGGCTCAAACCGGTGTTGCCCTTTTTCCATCCGGTGTTGATGTGGCTGTTGCTGGCTTTGAGTCTCTATGCCCTATACACGGGGATGCAGGTGATCCGCACCCGCACGGCCAAGGGGGAGGAAAAAAGCCGCCTGCTCAAGGGCAAGTTCCGGGAGGTGCACTTCCAGGTGGGGTCGCTACTGCTGGTGTTGATGGTCTGGGGTACCCTGGGGGGCATGGCGGTCACCTACATCAACAACCAGAAGTTGTTTCTCGGGCCGCACCTGCTGGTGGGGTTGAGCATGACGGGGTTGATTGCCTTTTCGGCCTCCTTGGCGCCGTTGATGCAGCAGGGCAAGGACTGGGCACGGGCGCTGCACATCACCATCAACGGCTTGGTGTTGGGGCTATTCGGCTGGCAGGCGGTCACTGGTATGCAGATCGTCCAGAAAATCCTCACCCAGGGCTAA
- a CDS encoding DUF4090 family protein, with the protein MSTETRGAEAVDRAIAQGIDLDGTPIPPAQLALYREIMALEANRQRSGVTNTMRSRIVRVGAKHLPQEVLNAKLLAAGFDPLKPKEIAFYYGD; encoded by the coding sequence ATGAGCACCGAAACCCGAGGGGCCGAGGCGGTGGACCGGGCGATTGCCCAGGGGATAGATTTGGATGGCACGCCGATTCCTCCGGCCCAACTAGCTCTCTACCGGGAGATCATGGCTTTGGAGGCCAACCGGCAACGCAGTGGGGTGACCAATACCATGCGGTCCCGCATTGTCCGTGTCGGCGCCAAGCACCTACCCCAAGAGGTCCTCAATGCCAAGTTGCTGGCTGCCGGTTTTGACCCCCTCAAGCCCAAAGAAATCGCGTTTTACTACGGCGATTAG
- a CDS encoding lipid-binding SYLF domain-containing protein, producing MRYGLLMGLLPAVVVTVTLPAYASDLEEQIQNAADTFASFMANPNQRIPRSVLRQAQGIAILPGVTSAGFIFGGMGGGGIITIKNDNGRWSNPIFVNIAGGSVGLQAGARSSDIILVFLNQRAVRTLLRQSVRLGGDVGVAAGPVGSNAVMPTDAPGNVDIYAYSRSAGLFAGVSLAGQRISYNRDRTEAFYGRSPLTVQTVFNDPTLPMPPVVERLHQTIQRAMQ from the coding sequence ATGCGTTACGGTCTGCTGATGGGTTTACTACCGGCGGTGGTGGTTACGGTGACCCTACCAGCTTACGCCAGCGATCTCGAAGAACAAATCCAAAATGCCGCCGACACGTTTGCTTCCTTCATGGCTAATCCCAACCAACGGATTCCCCGCAGCGTGCTGCGCCAGGCCCAGGGAATTGCCATTTTGCCGGGGGTCACCAGCGCGGGCTTTATTTTTGGCGGCATGGGGGGCGGCGGGATCATCACCATCAAAAACGACAATGGGCGCTGGAGCAATCCCATTTTTGTGAACATTGCCGGCGGCAGTGTGGGCTTACAAGCGGGGGCCAGGTCATCCGATATTATTTTGGTATTTCTGAACCAGCGGGCCGTGCGCACCCTATTGCGCCAGTCGGTGCGTTTGGGGGGCGATGTGGGGGTAGCGGCGGGACCCGTGGGCAGCAACGCCGTGATGCCTACCGATGCTCCGGGCAATGTGGATATTTATGCCTACTCCCGCAGCGCCGGTCTGTTTGCCGGAGTCAGCCTGGCCGGGCAGCGCATCTCCTACAACCGCGACCGCACGGAAGCCTTTTACGGACGCTCCCCCCTGACCGTCCAAACGGTGTTCAACGATCCGACACTGCCCATGCCACCGGTGGTCGAGCGCCTGCACCAGACCATCCAACGGGCGATGCAGTAA
- the mrdA gene encoding penicillin-binding protein 2, with translation MQMVLWQSATQVRVSPWTEVGVGRGSRALLLMTAITLVLFGGIGGRLAYLQLIKGEEFRQMADNNRIRLIPKPPDRGRIFDRQGRLIAGSRLSYSVFLWPIAQRPQEWPRTLSLLARLLDMPEKEMHKRLQQAGYYSPYLLRLARGIGPAQITALMEHSDRLPGVILNAEPMRYYPHGELFAHVLGYTGEISEQELRRRPDYRLGDVIGQMGVEAALEHRLRGEWGGQQVEVDARGQVLRILGKKPSVAGQDVTLTLDVDLQRAAARALGARRGAIVALDPRDGAVRAMVSYPGFDPNIFSGRVTPQQWQELQRRSFPFLNRALQVYPPASTFKVVTTTAALESGRFSPHTVLPTYPFITVGGIQFWDWNRAGFGPLDFVGAMAWSSDTFFYQIALGTKAQPIIEWSRRYGFGEKTGIELAAEEAPGLVPDEAWKLKTLKEPWYIGDTVNMSIGQGFMQASPLQLAVMFAAVANGGYRVRPHLYRAPGESPVRTPIGLSPTTLDILRRGLRQVVTNGTGTVLNVSHLPPIAGKSGTAEDPPRLSHTWFGAYAPADKPEIVVVAFGENSGGGGGSVAGPMVLRVLEAYFAQKRSR, from the coding sequence ATGCAGATGGTGCTGTGGCAGTCGGCCACCCAAGTAAGAGTTTCCCCCTGGACAGAGGTGGGTGTGGGGCGGGGGTCCCGGGCCTTGCTGTTGATGACGGCCATCACCCTGGTGTTGTTCGGCGGGATTGGGGGGCGACTGGCCTATTTGCAATTGATCAAAGGAGAAGAATTCCGGCAGATGGCGGACAACAACCGCATTCGCCTCATTCCCAAACCCCCGGACCGGGGCCGCATTTTTGACCGCCAGGGGCGTTTGATCGCCGGTAGCCGCCTGTCCTATTCGGTGTTTCTGTGGCCCATTGCCCAGCGTCCCCAGGAGTGGCCCCGCACCCTATCCCTGCTAGCCCGGCTGCTGGATATGCCCGAGAAGGAGATGCACAAGCGGCTCCAGCAGGCTGGGTATTACTCCCCCTATTTGTTGCGGCTGGCGCGGGGGATCGGTCCGGCCCAAATCACCGCCTTGATGGAACATAGCGACCGCCTGCCGGGGGTGATCCTCAACGCGGAACCGATGCGCTACTACCCCCATGGGGAACTATTTGCCCATGTGCTGGGCTATACCGGGGAAATCAGCGAACAGGAACTTAGAAGACGTCCCGATTACCGCCTGGGGGATGTGATCGGCCAGATGGGGGTGGAGGCGGCTTTGGAGCACCGACTGCGGGGGGAATGGGGGGGTCAGCAGGTGGAGGTGGACGCTCGAGGGCAGGTGTTGCGCATTCTAGGGAAAAAACCTTCGGTGGCCGGCCAAGATGTGACCTTGACCCTGGACGTGGATTTGCAACGGGCGGCGGCGCGGGCCTTGGGGGCTAGACGGGGAGCGATTGTGGCCCTCGACCCTCGGGATGGGGCAGTGCGGGCCATGGTCAGCTATCCCGGTTTTGACCCCAATATCTTTTCGGGGCGGGTGACCCCCCAGCAGTGGCAGGAGTTGCAACGCCGCAGCTTCCCCTTTCTCAACCGAGCGCTCCAGGTCTATCCCCCCGCCAGTACGTTTAAGGTGGTCACGACAACGGCGGCTTTAGAGTCGGGGCGCTTTAGTCCCCACACAGTGTTGCCGACCTATCCCTTCATCACCGTGGGGGGCATCCAGTTTTGGGATTGGAACCGGGCGGGGTTTGGGCCGTTGGATTTTGTCGGGGCCATGGCCTGGAGCAGCGACACGTTTTTTTATCAGATCGCTCTGGGCACCAAAGCACAACCCATTATCGAATGGTCGCGCCGTTATGGATTCGGGGAAAAAACCGGGATTGAACTGGCGGCGGAGGAAGCCCCGGGACTGGTGCCCGATGAGGCCTGGAAACTCAAGACCCTTAAGGAACCCTGGTATATCGGCGATACGGTGAATATGTCCATCGGCCAGGGGTTTATGCAGGCATCGCCGTTGCAATTGGCGGTGATGTTTGCGGCGGTGGCTAATGGGGGGTATCGGGTGCGACCCCACCTGTACCGGGCGCCAGGGGAAAGTCCGGTCCGCACGCCCATCGGCCTAAGCCCCACGACCCTGGACATCCTGCGGCGGGGCCTGCGCCAGGTGGTGACCAACGGCACGGGTACGGTGTTGAATGTGAGTCATTTGCCCCCCATCGCCGGTAAAAGCGGTACAGCCGAGGACCCCCCCCGCCTGAGTCACACCTGGTTTGGGGCCTACGCGCCGGCGGATAAACCGGAAATCGTGGTGGTGGCTTTCGGGGAAAACTCTGGCGGCGGTGGTGGGAGCGTGGCCGGACCCATGGTGTTGCGGGTGTTGGAGGCCTATTTCGCCCAAAAACGGAGTCGCTGA
- a CDS encoding DUF3685 domain-containing protein yields the protein MGNQPVVLLASREPILRLGLSSWLEQQGLAQVETTDRPEELQNLLSERLHAGQPLVDLLVLDLEWPDIPLCQSLKRRYPHLPILALGPPASRDQLLHYQQLGLAAYVERTASALTLWHWMQALLSGYSPWLQPEQVGPTWRARIYQQGLQQIEAALWQCYQWQQRPRPWWERQIIHGRRRELQAARWLLTWIWRPGPVLAPPPQVVHPPLALPPSERMNQVRQAFNQTLRNDSGLLLETDLLRFEKQRELWNTVLNRWEAILAELIEAQVSEADVVSRSLDLVRRLWQESLTDFVGRYYTIDGQDVLATLLAQQPTVEALILTKIPLVPDLLSYHLFQTPLRIDGVIYAANSQIAADYAAALLENLVIQVANAVVQPLINCFPHHESVKQRFYRRTLLSTRETERLRNQLSQRYRWQKYWEEPRAIFESRYQLLRIQNQAIVNYPIYAGRTAELAQLRGIPWLVTLWLEFQDAIAPVLRAIANYLGRTTAYLLTRIIGRGLGLIGRGILQGIGSTWQNNRPQEKITPW from the coding sequence ATGGGGAACCAACCGGTCGTCCTACTGGCCAGTCGCGAACCGATCCTGCGGTTGGGGTTGTCCTCCTGGCTGGAGCAGCAGGGGCTGGCCCAGGTGGAAACGACCGACCGCCCGGAGGAGTTGCAAAATCTCCTGAGCGAACGCCTACACGCCGGCCAACCCCTGGTGGATTTGTTGGTGTTGGATTTGGAGTGGCCAGATATTCCCCTGTGCCAGTCCTTGAAGCGCCGTTATCCCCATTTGCCGATTTTGGCCCTAGGCCCCCCCGCCAGCCGGGACCAACTGCTGCACTACCAGCAACTGGGGTTGGCCGCCTATGTGGAGCGGACCGCCTCGGCCTTGACCCTATGGCACTGGATGCAGGCCCTGTTGAGCGGGTATTCCCCCTGGCTGCAACCGGAACAGGTTGGCCCCACTTGGCGAGCCCGGATCTACCAGCAAGGGTTGCAACAAATCGAAGCCGCCCTGTGGCAGTGCTACCAGTGGCAACAGCGCCCCCGTCCCTGGTGGGAACGGCAAATTATTCACGGTCGGCGGCGGGAATTGCAGGCAGCGCGGTGGTTGCTCACCTGGATCTGGCGACCGGGGCCGGTTTTAGCGCCTCCTCCCCAAGTGGTGCACCCGCCCTTGGCCCTGCCACCGAGTGAACGGATGAACCAAGTGCGCCAGGCCTTTAATCAGACCCTCCGCAACGACAGCGGTTTGCTCCTGGAAACGGACCTGCTGCGTTTTGAGAAACAGCGGGAACTGTGGAATACGGTCCTCAATCGCTGGGAGGCCATCCTGGCGGAACTGATCGAGGCGCAGGTCAGCGAAGCCGATGTGGTTTCCCGCTCTCTTGACCTGGTGCGCCGGCTGTGGCAGGAATCCCTGACGGACTTTGTCGGGCGGTACTACACAATTGACGGGCAGGATGTGCTGGCCACCCTTTTAGCCCAGCAACCGACGGTGGAAGCTCTGATCCTGACCAAAATTCCCCTGGTGCCCGACCTGTTGAGCTATCACCTGTTTCAGACGCCCCTGCGGATTGACGGGGTGATCTACGCGGCCAACAGCCAGATTGCGGCTGACTATGCGGCGGCATTGCTGGAGAATTTGGTGATCCAGGTGGCCAATGCGGTGGTGCAACCCCTGATCAACTGTTTCCCCCACCACGAATCGGTTAAGCAGCGGTTTTACCGACGCACCCTCCTCTCCACCCGGGAAACCGAGCGGCTGCGCAACCAACTGTCCCAACGCTACCGCTGGCAAAAGTATTGGGAAGAACCCCGGGCCATCTTCGAAAGCCGGTATCAGCTCCTGCGCATCCAAAACCAGGCCATTGTCAACTATCCCATCTATGCCGGTCGCACGGCGGAACTGGCCCAATTGCGGGGCATTCCCTGGCTAGTCACCCTCTGGCTGGAATTCCAGGACGCCATCGCTCCGGTCCTGCGGGCCATTGCCAACTACCTGGGGCGCACCACTGCTTATTTGTTGACCCGGATCATCGGGCGGGGGTTGGGCCTCATTGGACGGGGCATCCTGCAGGGCATCGGCAGCACCTGGCAAAACAACCGCCCCCAGGAAAAAATAACCCCCTGGTGA
- a CDS encoding DUF4912 domain-containing protein, giving the protein MTQRDVPLEEMTLRDLRRLASELGIPRYSRMRKSYLVTAIRAAELQTAYSHQPPKMQEAQTTVETDKAMTSEPTLPLTATALQDVDQGLPDLPGGYGESRIVLMPRDPQWAYAYWDIPNEAREERRRQGGQQLALRLYDVTNINLEVQAPHSVQEYACDELAREWYLPIPVSDRDYIVEIGYRTADGRWLRLARSAAVRIPPVYPSDWIEDHFITIGFDEDLRGRTFFQLVPPGERQTAETPVYDEVMQRAAAAESLRVAGSLYGSMQHVPGSVVSSAELAISSYVFPSGIGRWAVPTFSGIGMSGIGLAASVPPMRPRKFWLVADAELIVYGATEPDATVTVGGRKIQLNPDGTFRFQMSFPDGNIDFPIFAVAADGEQTREIHMTFDRRTLSRRTNTREEAVEEWFMG; this is encoded by the coding sequence ATGACTCAACGCGATGTGCCGCTAGAGGAGATGACCCTACGGGACTTGCGGCGTTTGGCCAGCGAGTTAGGCATTCCTCGCTACAGCCGGATGCGGAAGTCCTATTTGGTGACAGCGATTCGAGCGGCCGAGTTACAAACCGCCTATTCCCACCAACCCCCTAAGATGCAGGAGGCGCAAACCACCGTGGAGACCGACAAAGCCATGACCTCAGAACCGACGCTACCCCTGACGGCAACGGCCCTACAGGATGTGGACCAAGGGCTGCCGGATTTACCTGGGGGCTATGGGGAAAGCCGCATTGTCCTGATGCCCCGTGACCCTCAATGGGCCTATGCCTACTGGGATATTCCCAATGAGGCCCGGGAGGAACGGCGCAGACAGGGTGGCCAGCAATTGGCCCTGCGGCTCTATGACGTCACCAATATCAACCTGGAGGTGCAGGCGCCCCATAGTGTGCAGGAGTACGCCTGTGATGAACTGGCGCGGGAGTGGTACTTGCCGATTCCCGTGAGCGACCGGGATTACATAGTGGAAATTGGCTATCGCACGGCGGATGGTCGCTGGTTGCGGCTGGCCCGTTCGGCGGCGGTGCGGATTCCCCCGGTGTATCCCTCGGATTGGATTGAGGACCACTTCATCACGATTGGGTTTGACGAGGACCTGCGGGGTCGGACGTTCTTCCAACTGGTGCCCCCCGGGGAACGCCAAACCGCCGAGACACCGGTGTACGACGAGGTGATGCAACGGGCTGCGGCGGCAGAATCCCTGCGGGTGGCAGGTTCCCTGTACGGCTCCATGCAGCACGTACCGGGTTCGGTGGTCAGCAGCGCCGAGCTGGCCATCAGTTCCTATGTCTTCCCGTCGGGGATTGGTCGCTGGGCGGTGCCCACCTTCTCGGGCATCGGCATGTCGGGGATTGGTTTGGCCGCTTCCGTTCCCCCCATGCGCCCGCGCAAATTCTGGCTGGTGGCGGATGCAGAGTTGATTGTCTATGGGGCGACCGAACCGGATGCGACGGTGACGGTGGGGGGCCGCAAAATTCAACTCAATCCCGACGGCACCTTCCGCTTCCAGATGAGCTTCCCCGATGGCAACATTGACTTCCCCATCTTTGCAGTGGCCGCCGATGGGGAGCAGACCCGGGAAATCCACATGACCTTCGACCGCCGCACCCTGTCGCGCCGTACCAACACCCGCGAAGAGGCGGTGGAAGAGTGGTTCATGGGTTAA
- a CDS encoding NADP-dependent isocitrate dehydrogenase, translated as MYDKISPPDQGERVTFVGGIPQVPDQPIIPYIRGDGIGVDIWPATRLVLDAAVRLSYGETRRIHWFKVYAGDEACAVYGEYQYLPQDTLTAIREYGVAIKGPLTTPVGGGIRSLNVALRQIFDLYACIRPCRYYPGTPSPHRHPELLDVVIYRENTEDIYLGIEWPAASETAMALIRLLNEQFIPHTPEHQGKRIPLDSGIGIKPISKTGSQRLIRRAIQHALRLPPPKRRVTLVHKGNIMKYTEGAFRDWGYELVQTEFRQVCVTERESWILDNADTHPHLSIPENARLIEPGFDQLPAAKQAAVCEEIQRVLTTIGESHGQGRWRDMVMVNDRIADNIFQQIQTRPQEYSILATMNLNGDYLSDAAAAMVGGLGMGPGANIGDACAIFEATHGTAPKYAGQDRVNPSSLILSGAMMLEFLGWQDAADLIHQALAQAISQRQVTYDLARLMEPPVETPLSCSGFAQALVRQMENLKKS; from the coding sequence ATGTACGACAAGATCAGCCCACCAGACCAGGGCGAGCGGGTGACGTTTGTTGGGGGCATCCCCCAGGTGCCTGACCAGCCCATCATTCCCTACATCCGGGGCGATGGCATCGGCGTGGACATCTGGCCGGCTACCCGCTTGGTTTTGGATGCGGCGGTACGGTTGAGCTATGGGGAAACCCGCAGGATTCATTGGTTCAAGGTGTATGCAGGGGACGAGGCCTGTGCAGTGTACGGCGAATATCAGTACCTGCCCCAGGACACCCTGACGGCGATTCGGGAATACGGGGTGGCCATCAAGGGGCCATTGACCACGCCGGTGGGGGGAGGGATTCGCTCCTTGAACGTGGCCCTGCGGCAGATTTTTGACCTGTATGCCTGTATTCGCCCCTGTCGCTACTACCCCGGCACGCCGTCCCCCCACCGCCACCCGGAATTGCTGGATGTGGTGATCTACCGGGAAAATACGGAGGACATTTACCTGGGCATCGAATGGCCGGCCGCCAGTGAGACAGCCATGGCTTTGATTCGGTTGCTGAATGAGCAGTTCATCCCCCATACGCCGGAGCACCAGGGCAAACGCATTCCCCTCGACAGCGGTATTGGCATCAAACCGATCAGCAAAACCGGTTCCCAGCGCCTGATCCGCCGCGCCATCCAACACGCCCTGCGCCTGCCCCCTCCCAAACGCCGGGTGACCCTGGTCCACAAGGGCAACATCATGAAGTACACCGAGGGGGCCTTCCGGGATTGGGGCTACGAACTGGTGCAAACGGAATTTCGCCAGGTCTGCGTGACGGAACGGGAGTCCTGGATTTTGGACAACGCGGACACCCATCCCCACCTTTCCATCCCGGAAAATGCCCGGTTGATCGAACCCGGATTTGACCAGTTGCCGGCGGCGAAACAGGCGGCGGTGTGCGAGGAAATCCAGCGGGTGTTGACCACCATCGGCGAGAGTCACGGACAGGGCCGCTGGCGCGATATGGTAATGGTCAACGACCGCATCGCCGACAACATCTTTCAGCAAATCCAGACCCGCCCCCAGGAGTACTCCATCCTGGCGACGATGAACCTCAACGGGGACTATTTATCCGATGCGGCGGCGGCGATGGTGGGGGGCCTGGGCATGGGACCGGGAGCAAACATCGGGGATGCGTGCGCCATTTTTGAAGCCACCCACGGCACGGCCCCCAAGTACGCGGGTCAAGACCGGGTCAACCCTAGCTCGTTGATCCTCTCCGGGGCCATGATGCTGGAGTTTTTGGGTTGGCAGGACGCCGCCGATTTGATTCACCAGGCCCTGGCGCAAGCCATTTCCCAACGCCAAGTCACCTATGACCTGGCCCGCCTGATGGAACCACCGGTGGAGACCCCCCTGTCCTGCTCCGGCTTTGCCCAGGCCTTGGTGCGGCAGATGGAAAATCTCAAGAAATCTTGA
- the miaB gene encoding tRNA (N6-isopentenyl adenosine(37)-C2)-methylthiotransferase MiaB yields MPRRYCIVTFGCQMNRADSERMAGILDALGWQPVEEEDQADLVLYNTCTIRDNAEQKVYSYLGRQAKRKRENPHLLLAVAGCVAQQEGERLLRRVPELDLVMGPQYANRLGELLEQVEQGQQVVATDEIDILEDITKPRRSSHVTAWVNVIYGCNEHCTYCVVPLVRGKEQSRQPEAIKAEITGLAEQGYKEVTLLGQNIDAYGRDLGTRPDGRYRVTLTDLLYFIHDVPGIERIRFVTSHPRYFTERLIRACAELPKVCEHFHIPFQSGDNAILKAMQRGYTRERYLQIIEKIRQYLPDAAISADAIVGFPGETEAQFGQTLRLVEEVGFDQVNTAAYSPRPGTPAATWPNQVPDEVKQDRLQRLNHLVAQVAARRSQRYLGRVEEVLIEGVNPKDPTQGMGRTRTNRLTFVVGATEPGQLVQVRITEARAFSLTGVALPPAMAVAS; encoded by the coding sequence ATGCCCCGTAGGTATTGTATTGTTACCTTTGGCTGCCAGATGAACCGGGCCGATTCGGAGCGGATGGCCGGGATCCTAGATGCCTTGGGATGGCAGCCGGTGGAGGAAGAAGACCAGGCGGACTTGGTGCTGTACAACACCTGCACCATCCGGGATAACGCTGAACAGAAGGTGTATTCTTACCTGGGGCGGCAGGCGAAACGCAAACGGGAAAACCCCCATCTTTTACTGGCGGTGGCCGGCTGTGTGGCTCAGCAGGAGGGGGAGCGCCTGTTGCGGCGGGTGCCGGAGCTGGATTTGGTGATGGGGCCGCAGTATGCCAATCGCCTGGGGGAGCTGCTGGAACAAGTGGAACAGGGGCAGCAGGTGGTGGCCACCGATGAGATCGATATTTTGGAAGACATTACTAAGCCCCGGCGCAGTAGTCACGTCACTGCCTGGGTGAATGTGATTTATGGCTGCAACGAACACTGCACCTACTGTGTGGTGCCCCTGGTGCGGGGGAAGGAGCAATCCCGCCAACCGGAGGCCATCAAGGCAGAAATTACGGGTCTGGCCGAGCAAGGCTACAAGGAAGTGACGCTGCTGGGGCAAAACATTGATGCCTATGGGCGGGATTTGGGGACGCGACCGGATGGACGCTACCGGGTGACCCTGACGGATTTGCTCTATTTCATCCACGATGTGCCGGGGATCGAGCGCATCCGGTTTGTGACCAGCCACCCCCGCTATTTCACTGAGCGGTTGATCCGAGCCTGCGCTGAACTGCCCAAGGTGTGCGAGCACTTCCACATCCCGTTTCAATCCGGGGACAACGCCATCCTCAAGGCTATGCAGCGGGGTTACACCCGGGAGCGCTACTTGCAGATTATTGAGAAAATTCGGCAGTACCTTCCTGATGCGGCCATCAGTGCCGATGCCATTGTGGGCTTTCCCGGCGAGACCGAGGCCCAGTTTGGGCAAACGCTGCGCCTGGTCGAAGAGGTGGGATTTGACCAGGTAAATACGGCGGCCTATTCCCCCCGACCGGGTACACCGGCAGCGACCTGGCCCAACCAAGTCCCCGATGAAGTCAAACAGGACCGGCTACAGCGGTTGAACCATCTGGTGGCCCAGGTAGCGGCTCGGCGGTCCCAGCGCTATTTGGGACGGGTCGAGGAAGTACTGATCGAGGGGGTGAATCCCAAGGACCCGACCCAAGGCATGGGCCGCACCCGCACCAACCGCCTGACCTTTGTCGTGGGGGCAACGGAACCGGGGCAGTTGGTCCAGGTACGCATCACCGAGGCGCGAGCCTTTAGTTTGACGGGAGTAGCGCTGCCGCCGGCGATGGCCGTTGCGTCGTAA